The following coding sequences are from one Novipirellula galeiformis window:
- a CDS encoding sugar phosphate nucleotidyltransferase: MSESTNAPTSNDSDEPCAIVLAAGKGTRMKSALPKVLCQVVDRAMIHFVLDALEKAGVKRQIIVVGYEADAVKKELSTRGGNIEYALQEEQLGTGHAVQICRSALVNQTGPTIVVAGDSPLIQATSLKKCLDHFRETKPALLLGTLEKDNPEGLGRIVRDASGAFTGIVEHKDASDAELKINEVNMSTYFFNTPDLLDALTKLSNDNAQNEYYLTDTAKLLCQAGRPVEAIPVLQPCESLSINNTDELKQVDETMRSMGYA, from the coding sequence ATGTCCGAATCGACAAACGCTCCGACGAGCAACGACTCCGACGAACCCTGCGCCATTGTGTTGGCCGCAGGCAAGGGGACTCGAATGAAGAGTGCCCTGCCCAAGGTTCTCTGTCAGGTGGTCGACCGTGCGATGATTCATTTTGTGCTCGACGCCCTTGAAAAAGCGGGCGTGAAGCGTCAAATCATCGTGGTCGGTTACGAGGCCGACGCCGTCAAAAAAGAGCTTTCCACCCGTGGCGGCAATATCGAGTATGCCCTCCAGGAAGAGCAACTCGGCACCGGACATGCGGTGCAAATCTGTCGCTCGGCGTTAGTGAATCAAACCGGCCCGACGATCGTCGTAGCGGGAGATTCACCACTAATCCAGGCCACTAGCCTGAAGAAATGTCTCGATCATTTTCGCGAAACCAAGCCTGCATTGTTGCTGGGGACGCTCGAAAAAGACAATCCCGAGGGCTTGGGACGGATCGTCCGCGATGCTTCGGGCGCGTTCACCGGCATCGTGGAACACAAAGACGCCAGCGATGCGGAATTGAAGATCAACGAAGTCAACATGAGCACGTATTTTTTCAATACGCCCGACTTGCTTGACGCCTTAACCAAACTGAGCAATGACAACGCTCAAAACGAGTACTATTTAACGGACACCGCCAAGCTGCTTTGCCAAGCGGGGCGGCCCGTCGAAGCGATCCCAGTTCTACAGCCCTGTGAATCGCTTTCGATCAATAACACCGATGAGCTGAAACAAGTCGATGAAACGATGCGATCGATGGGGTATGCGTAA
- a CDS encoding cytochrome c — protein sequence MLPPTFLRSALLASCLISLPLTGIGQEQRAPKPTFSDRETQGVFFGSLDEAFRDSRPTLATIRKASVAAVAAASAEPASGDGEGDQATGAAGWAKLITPISIEDEIKRVKLHYDGVISTPGAFNGGGYVEARTDLSILATLFAIINDYSGDVRWKDQAAAARDLIARTAFNCKAGSAQVYNEAKLRKADLQDLVAGSGLASRDAEPENDWSMIVDRVPLMTYAELLQDKLKQASRDKKSTQENADAIRRNAQLLAVIGKVLTQEGLDDSEDDDYVTLSNQMSNAATAIVNAIDSNNFEIGAQVGAVTQSCDACHEQYR from the coding sequence ATGCTGCCCCCCACGTTTCTTCGCAGTGCACTTTTGGCCTCGTGCCTGATCTCGCTACCGCTCACTGGGATCGGACAAGAGCAACGCGCTCCCAAACCGACGTTCAGCGATCGAGAGACGCAAGGCGTCTTTTTTGGCTCACTCGATGAAGCGTTTCGAGACTCGCGGCCGACGCTGGCGACGATTCGCAAAGCATCCGTCGCGGCGGTTGCCGCAGCCTCGGCCGAGCCAGCGAGCGGGGATGGGGAGGGAGACCAAGCGACGGGAGCTGCTGGATGGGCAAAGTTAATCACGCCGATCTCGATCGAAGACGAAATCAAGCGAGTCAAACTTCATTACGATGGAGTGATCTCGACGCCAGGAGCGTTCAATGGCGGAGGCTACGTCGAAGCGCGAACCGATTTGTCGATTCTGGCGACCTTGTTTGCGATCATCAACGACTACTCAGGCGACGTGCGTTGGAAAGACCAAGCCGCGGCGGCACGCGACTTGATCGCCCGAACCGCATTCAATTGCAAGGCGGGATCGGCTCAAGTCTACAACGAAGCGAAGTTGCGTAAGGCTGACTTGCAAGACCTGGTTGCCGGCAGCGGATTGGCGAGTCGCGATGCCGAGCCTGAGAACGATTGGTCGATGATCGTTGACCGTGTTCCGTTGATGACCTACGCCGAGTTGTTACAAGACAAGCTGAAACAAGCCAGTCGCGATAAGAAATCGACTCAGGAAAACGCCGACGCCATTCGTCGTAATGCTCAATTATTGGCGGTCATTGGCAAGGTGCTCACTCAAGAAGGACTCGATGATTCAGAGGACGATGACTACGTCACGCTCAGTAACCAAATGTCCAATGCAGCCACCGCGATCGTCAACGCGATTGATTCCAACAACTTTGAAATCGGAGCTCAGGTTGGCGCGGTCACGCAAAGTTGTGACGCTTGCCACGAACAATATCGTTAG
- a CDS encoding vWA domain-containing protein: MSWISTLSPLHWALFSLIPLGILLLYFLKLRRETVEVPSTFLWKRTIEDLHVNSLLQRLRRSVLLFLQLLIVLLAALALLRPGIRGEASSQGRLVLLIDTSASMQATDVEGDANRFERAKRLVSERIQAMSDDETAMLVSFSDRAEVLQSFTSDRNRLGDALSRAEVTNRPTDVLGALKAADGLANPRRTSQAGDVNDVQVADAMPADLLLYSDGGFQTVTEFDLGNLTPIYIPVGSGEVTNLAITAFSAERNVERPEQVQVFATVINLGTRAASANATLTLDGELLDATHVDLPIGEQAGLSFAIESEDAVSLKLSLDIEDDLQLDNVGYTALRPMRSVSVLVVTPGNTPLEMALATSKAAKICQSEFVPPEFLSSDTYKQRSESGKDDLIIFDRCAPETMPSTNTFMIGALPTHQLGNADGTSHAAWSWKSEPSGVALIDMDRTHPIMRYLELFSLLIFKGRSLSGPPGSTELLGADIGPMLMVAPRDGFQDLVLGFELVHEDDDGATQTNTNWYAERSWPVFVLNVLRYLAGAAEVSGAPSYTPGDTVRLRVESAMSNVEVERLGDQPKAISVGPAGVVEIVNTDGVGNYRVRSGDRVIDSFAVNLFSRSESTIAAAEGIELGYESVAGATGGVEKRQEYWRWLLIGMLAILATEWWVFARRVG, from the coding sequence ATGAGTTGGATTTCGACGCTGTCGCCACTCCATTGGGCTTTGTTTTCGCTGATTCCACTCGGCATTCTCTTGCTGTATTTCCTGAAACTACGGCGGGAAACGGTTGAGGTTCCCAGTACGTTTCTTTGGAAACGGACGATCGAGGATTTGCATGTGAATAGTTTGCTGCAGCGACTTCGCCGCAGTGTGTTGCTGTTTTTGCAATTATTGATCGTGCTGCTCGCCGCGTTGGCATTATTGCGTCCCGGGATTCGTGGTGAAGCATCAAGCCAGGGCCGCTTGGTGTTGTTGATCGATACCTCGGCCAGTATGCAAGCGACGGATGTCGAGGGAGACGCAAATCGTTTCGAGAGAGCCAAACGCTTGGTGTCCGAGCGAATTCAGGCGATGAGCGATGACGAAACCGCGATGTTGGTCTCGTTCAGCGATCGCGCCGAGGTTTTGCAATCGTTCACTTCCGATCGAAACCGGTTGGGTGACGCACTCTCGCGAGCCGAGGTGACCAACCGCCCGACCGATGTGCTCGGCGCGTTGAAGGCTGCGGACGGTTTGGCGAACCCACGCCGTACCAGCCAGGCGGGAGATGTTAACGATGTTCAGGTCGCCGATGCGATGCCCGCGGATTTGTTACTCTACAGCGATGGTGGATTCCAAACGGTCACTGAATTTGACTTGGGGAATTTAACACCGATTTACATTCCCGTTGGCAGCGGCGAGGTCACGAATCTTGCAATCACCGCGTTCTCGGCGGAACGTAACGTCGAAAGGCCCGAGCAAGTCCAGGTCTTTGCAACGGTGATCAATCTTGGCACTCGTGCTGCGTCAGCGAATGCCACTTTAACGCTCGACGGCGAGTTACTCGATGCGACTCATGTCGATTTGCCGATCGGAGAACAAGCCGGATTGTCATTTGCGATTGAAAGCGAGGATGCAGTCTCGTTGAAGCTTTCACTCGATATCGAGGATGACTTGCAGCTTGACAATGTGGGCTATACGGCGCTTCGACCCATGCGATCGGTCTCGGTGTTGGTGGTTACGCCAGGCAACACGCCATTGGAAATGGCGCTTGCGACTTCCAAGGCCGCGAAGATTTGTCAATCCGAATTTGTCCCACCGGAGTTCTTGAGTTCGGACACGTACAAACAACGGTCCGAGTCGGGTAAGGATGATTTGATTATCTTCGATCGCTGTGCCCCCGAGACGATGCCATCGACGAACACCTTCATGATCGGGGCGTTGCCGACGCATCAACTTGGAAATGCCGATGGCACCTCCCACGCTGCGTGGAGCTGGAAATCCGAACCTTCCGGCGTGGCGCTAATTGACATGGACCGCACCCATCCGATCATGCGTTATTTGGAATTGTTTTCACTGTTGATTTTCAAAGGTCGATCGCTCTCGGGCCCTCCCGGCAGCACGGAACTGTTGGGGGCTGATATTGGACCGATGTTGATGGTGGCTCCGCGTGACGGATTCCAAGATTTAGTACTCGGTTTTGAACTGGTGCATGAGGACGATGATGGCGCGACCCAAACGAACACCAATTGGTACGCCGAACGTTCCTGGCCTGTATTTGTGTTGAACGTGCTTCGATATTTGGCGGGTGCCGCTGAAGTCAGCGGGGCTCCGTCGTACACGCCTGGGGATACCGTTCGCTTGCGAGTCGAAAGCGCGATGAGCAACGTCGAGGTGGAGCGATTGGGGGATCAACCGAAGGCGATTTCCGTCGGCCCCGCTGGCGTGGTCGAAATTGTCAACACCGATGGGGTCGGCAATTACCGCGTGCGGTCGGGGGACCGCGTCATCGATAGCTTTGCGGTCAATTTGTTTAGCCGTAGCGAGAGTACGATCGCGGCAGCCGAAGGCATCGAGCTTGGCTACGAATCGGTCGCAGGAGCGACTGGGGGTGTCGAGAAACGCCAAGAGTATTGGCGTTGGTTGTTAATTGGCATGCTGGCGATTCTGGCGACCGAATGGTGGGTGTTTGCACGACGTGTGGGATGA
- a CDS encoding ribose-phosphate diphosphokinase: MRELKIFSGRSNRDLTSKICKHLHLEPAKISLGKFPDGENFCKLDEDVRGRDVFLVQPTSPPVNDNLFELLVMIDCCKRASAERITAVIPYFGYARQDRKDEGRVPITAKLVANMIARAGADRVLTMDLHAAQIQGFFDVPVDHLYAAPVLNEHFLARGMKQEDIVVISPDEGSIKRAVGHGKRLGGTLAIVDKRRTNALEVRQSTIIGGPVEGKIALLFDDMISTAGSICGAARLVHEAGAKEIHIACTHGILCGPAIERLRDAPIDSITVTDSIPVPAEKQLPNMVQLSVAPLLAEAIKRIHHDQSISELFREP, encoded by the coding sequence ATGCGTGAATTGAAAATCTTCAGCGGGCGATCCAATCGCGATCTGACCAGCAAAATTTGCAAACACCTGCACCTTGAACCGGCAAAGATTTCGCTGGGTAAATTCCCTGACGGCGAAAACTTCTGCAAATTGGACGAGGACGTCCGAGGACGTGACGTCTTTTTGGTCCAGCCGACTTCGCCACCGGTTAACGACAATTTGTTCGAATTGTTGGTGATGATCGACTGCTGCAAACGTGCGAGTGCGGAACGGATCACCGCGGTGATCCCTTACTTTGGATACGCCCGGCAAGACCGCAAAGACGAAGGCCGCGTGCCGATCACCGCCAAACTTGTCGCCAACATGATCGCCCGTGCCGGTGCGGACCGCGTCTTAACGATGGACTTGCATGCCGCTCAGATCCAAGGCTTCTTCGATGTTCCGGTCGATCACTTGTACGCTGCTCCGGTGTTGAATGAACATTTCTTGGCCCGCGGCATGAAGCAAGAAGACATCGTCGTGATTAGTCCCGACGAAGGAAGCATTAAACGTGCTGTCGGCCATGGAAAACGACTCGGCGGAACGCTCGCAATCGTCGACAAACGCCGAACCAATGCCTTGGAAGTACGTCAAAGCACCATCATCGGCGGCCCCGTCGAAGGCAAGATCGCATTGCTTTTCGACGATATGATCAGCACCGCGGGGTCGATTTGTGGAGCCGCTCGATTAGTGCATGAAGCGGGGGCAAAAGAAATCCACATCGCGTGTACGCACGGCATTTTGTGTGGACCGGCGATCGAGCGTTTGCGTGACGCGCCAATTGATTCGATCACGGTGACCGATTCCATCCCAGTTCCCGCCGAAAAACAATTGCCCAATATGGTTCAATTGAGCGTTGCTCCGCTGTTAGCCGAAGCGATCAAGCGGATTCACCACGATCAATCGATCAGCGAATTGTTCCGCGAACCCTAA
- the pckA gene encoding phosphoenolpyruvate carboxykinase (ATP) — MSVNPIDLEEYGIHVSDVIRNATPARLYEYAIIDEHAAISASGALATRSGDKTGRSPKDKRIVEEEESRDDIWWGDVNIQLNDRSFSINRQRAIDYLNTRSRIFVFDGFAGWDPDYQLKIRVIAESAYHALFMHNMLIRPTAEELQAFDAPDITIFNSGSFPANPYTSQMTSTTSVDLSFNRGEFVILGTQYAGEMKKGVFTVMNYLMPKRDVLSMHCSANESMDGRVSLFFGLSGTGKTTLSTDPHRRLIGDDEHCWTSSGVFNIEGGCYAKVIHLSEESEPEIYQAIRYGSVLENVVFDEATHEVNYDDASITENTRVAYPIDYIDNAKIPCIGGHPENIIFLTCDAFGVLPPVAKLTPEQAMYHFISGYTAKVAGTEMNVNEPTATFSACFGAAFLVWHPAKYAELLADRIRQHDSHVWLVNTGWAGGPYGVGKRMSIKHTRGIIDAIHDGTLATANTKTDPIFRFEVPETCGEVPSEVLWPEDTWENPTEYKHHARRLADLFHENFQKFARGASDAIRNAGPS, encoded by the coding sequence ATGAGTGTCAATCCGATTGATTTAGAAGAGTATGGAATTCATGTTTCGGACGTGATTCGCAACGCGACCCCGGCGCGTTTATACGAATACGCGATTATCGACGAGCACGCGGCAATTTCAGCATCGGGTGCACTTGCCACTCGCAGCGGCGACAAGACCGGTCGCAGTCCGAAAGACAAACGCATTGTTGAAGAAGAGGAATCTCGCGACGACATTTGGTGGGGCGATGTCAATATCCAGCTGAACGATCGTTCCTTTTCGATCAACCGCCAACGTGCCATCGATTACTTGAACACGCGTTCGCGGATCTTTGTTTTCGATGGGTTCGCCGGCTGGGATCCCGATTACCAATTAAAGATCCGCGTGATTGCCGAGAGCGCTTACCACGCTTTATTCATGCACAACATGTTGATTCGTCCGACGGCCGAGGAACTGCAGGCATTTGACGCACCGGACATCACGATTTTTAATTCGGGCTCGTTTCCGGCGAATCCTTACACCTCTCAAATGACGAGCACCACGAGTGTCGATTTGTCGTTCAATCGTGGCGAGTTCGTGATTCTAGGTACTCAATACGCTGGCGAAATGAAGAAGGGCGTGTTCACGGTAATGAACTATTTGATGCCCAAGCGAGACGTATTGAGCATGCATTGCAGTGCCAACGAATCGATGGACGGCCGTGTTTCTCTCTTCTTTGGCTTGTCGGGCACAGGCAAAACGACCCTTTCAACCGACCCCCACCGCCGATTGATTGGCGACGACGAACATTGTTGGACCTCCTCGGGCGTCTTCAATATCGAAGGAGGCTGTTACGCGAAAGTGATCCATTTGAGCGAAGAAAGTGAGCCCGAGATTTACCAAGCGATCCGCTACGGCAGCGTGCTTGAGAATGTTGTCTTCGACGAAGCCACGCATGAAGTGAATTATGACGACGCCTCGATCACCGAGAACACTCGCGTCGCTTATCCGATCGACTATATCGACAACGCAAAAATCCCTTGTATCGGAGGTCATCCCGAGAACATTATCTTTTTGACCTGTGATGCCTTTGGTGTCTTACCTCCCGTGGCAAAGTTAACGCCCGAACAAGCGATGTACCACTTCATCAGTGGCTATACCGCGAAAGTGGCCGGCACCGAAATGAATGTGAACGAGCCAACGGCGACCTTCAGCGCTTGTTTTGGAGCGGCGTTCTTGGTTTGGCATCCGGCGAAATACGCTGAATTGTTAGCCGATCGCATTCGCCAACACGACAGCCACGTTTGGTTGGTGAACACCGGCTGGGCGGGGGGACCGTACGGCGTTGGCAAACGGATGAGTATCAAGCACACCCGCGGGATCATCGATGCGATCCATGACGGGACGTTAGCGACCGCAAACACAAAAACGGATCCGATCTTCCGTTTCGAAGTCCCCGAGACGTGTGGCGAGGTGCCGAGCGAAGTGCTGTGGCCCGAGGACACTTGGGAAAACCCTACCGAATACAAGCATCATGCGAGACGCTTGGCGGATCTGTTCCACGAAAACTTTCAAAAGTTTGCACGCGGAGCAAGTGACGCGATTCGCAATGCCGGGCCATCGTAA
- a CDS encoding phosphatase PAP2 family protein produces the protein MPLPAHAKMRSKLSMFGGADADELAPFRTTSLMWMSGIALLIVPMLTLVDIPVGRWLAENQPSKEVASLLELTGYFSHATGIFLILLCILLMAPRRRRYVTRLAVLAMGAGAVSTLAKGFVLRERPSRINLDIATYDKAWHWVFDWSLDQVANFDAGTRAFPSSNMAVAAAFAIGLAAVLPRGRWVFAIMLLGTMIQRIYSGAHFISDVFGGAAFGLIWAYVCFHPKLLGSLFDRMESERRPRRPLFEEKFPDVNEIRPTENKDRMAA, from the coding sequence ATGCCTCTTCCTGCCCACGCGAAAATGCGATCCAAGCTGTCGATGTTTGGCGGCGCCGACGCAGACGAACTCGCTCCCTTCCGCACCACCAGTTTGATGTGGATGTCGGGAATTGCATTATTAATCGTCCCCATGCTGACCCTTGTCGATATCCCGGTGGGCCGCTGGTTGGCAGAGAATCAACCGTCCAAAGAAGTCGCGAGTCTGTTGGAATTGACGGGCTATTTTTCCCATGCCACGGGAATTTTCTTAATCCTGCTTTGCATCCTGTTGATGGCTCCCCGCCGACGTCGCTATGTCACCCGGCTGGCGGTGCTGGCGATGGGTGCGGGAGCAGTATCAACGCTTGCCAAGGGGTTTGTGCTGCGAGAGCGACCAAGCCGAATCAACCTCGATATCGCAACGTACGACAAAGCATGGCATTGGGTTTTTGATTGGTCACTCGACCAAGTGGCAAACTTCGACGCCGGAACACGAGCGTTCCCGAGCTCGAACATGGCGGTCGCCGCCGCGTTCGCGATCGGTTTGGCGGCGGTGCTGCCGCGAGGCCGTTGGGTGTTTGCAATCATGCTGCTCGGTACCATGATACAGCGAATCTATTCGGGGGCTCATTTCATCAGCGACGTTTTTGGTGGCGCTGCATTCGGCCTGATCTGGGCATATGTTTGCTTTCACCCCAAACTGTTGGGAAGCTTGTTTGACCGAATGGAATCCGAACGTCGACCTAGGCGACCGTTGTTTGAAGAAAAGTTTCCCGACGTAAACGAAATCCGCCCAACCGAAAACAAAGATCGAATGGCAGCGTAA
- the uvrA gene encoding excinuclease ABC subunit UvrA: MSTEFISVRGCRVHNLQNIDVDIPRGKLIAFCGVSGSGKTSLAIDTLYAEGQRSYIESFSAYTRQFLARLDKPDCDSIDGIPPAIAVTRSGGSKTNRSTVGTTTEIADHLRLLFAKAATLFCYGCGRPVRSDDPAVVAEEMLRNVDRGRAMITFPIWLPDRKSASEILLGLQQEGYLRLVVDQHTFHLSDSDRLALAKKVGRNGIECFVVVDRVAADAELSRLTESLENAMGEGHGRAVIFSEAEEQGADDVSVNAVEIDSRKWVRRTISRDRRCDACDLDYPDPVPRLFNFNNPLGACPTCEGFGDVVDVDMDLVVPDKSLSLAEGAIAAWNTPAYRHELDELLELAADYDIPTDIPFSKLTKKHLKLIVGGVPDREFGGLDGFFAWLDRKKYKMHIRVFASRFRSYRPCPTCLGKRFNPLAMSYRVGDKNVAEVLSMQADEAELFFAKLKLGERETKIASEPLTQIRDRIGYLQTVGLGYLQLDRTLRTLSGGETQRVALTSALGSSLVNMLYVLDEPTAGLHPSDVEQLVGAILGLRDRGNTVIVVEHDETMIRIADEVLEIGPTAGKSGGKVMFQGTTKALLASKKSLTGQFLTGQRGWTLRDRQVRTPRGMITLTGASGHNLQKIDVDFPLGVLCLVTGVSGSGKSSLVQDTFYGAIQTRKASGRTATLPYQSITGLGQIDDCMLIDQSPISKSARSCPVTYVKAFDAIRKVFAATVDARTRNLIAGHFSFNNAKGQCAECEGAGVLEIDMQFLADVTMRCPSCQGTRYRDEILKIRYRDRTIADVLEMSVREAVAFFRGEEKVQSRLQRMIDVGLDYIKLGQPGPTLSSGEGQRLKLAAFLAAASRRRTLFILDEPTTGLHFADIVRLVDCFDALIADGHSLIVVEHNAMLMQAADYIIDLGPGAASAGGSVVATGTPAELMRSNESLTGAVLKAAHRV; the protein is encoded by the coding sequence TTGAGCACCGAATTCATTTCAGTTCGCGGTTGCCGCGTTCATAACTTGCAAAACATCGACGTCGATATTCCTCGTGGAAAACTGATTGCGTTTTGTGGTGTTTCCGGAAGCGGCAAAACCTCGCTGGCCATCGACACGCTGTATGCCGAAGGGCAACGTTCTTATATCGAGAGCTTCTCGGCCTACACTCGCCAATTTCTTGCTCGCTTGGATAAGCCCGACTGCGACTCGATCGACGGTATCCCGCCTGCGATTGCGGTGACTCGCAGCGGAGGCTCAAAAACGAATCGTAGTACCGTGGGGACGACGACTGAAATTGCCGATCATTTGCGGTTGTTGTTTGCCAAAGCGGCGACGCTGTTTTGCTACGGTTGTGGGCGGCCCGTTCGCAGCGACGATCCCGCGGTTGTCGCCGAAGAAATGCTTCGCAACGTTGATCGTGGGCGGGCGATGATCACCTTTCCCATCTGGTTGCCGGATCGAAAATCAGCCAGCGAAATTTTGTTGGGGCTACAACAAGAAGGCTACTTGCGACTGGTTGTAGACCAGCACACATTTCACCTGTCGGACTCGGACCGGCTCGCCTTGGCAAAGAAAGTGGGGCGCAACGGAATCGAGTGCTTTGTGGTCGTGGACCGAGTGGCGGCCGACGCGGAGCTGAGTCGTTTAACCGAATCGTTGGAAAACGCGATGGGTGAAGGCCACGGCCGTGCGGTAATCTTTTCCGAAGCGGAGGAGCAGGGGGCTGACGATGTCAGCGTCAACGCGGTGGAAATTGATTCGCGAAAATGGGTGCGACGCACGATCAGCCGCGATCGACGCTGTGATGCTTGTGATCTCGATTATCCCGATCCGGTGCCTCGATTGTTTAACTTCAACAATCCGCTGGGGGCCTGTCCGACGTGCGAAGGCTTTGGCGATGTGGTGGACGTCGACATGGACTTGGTCGTGCCCGACAAATCGCTCTCACTCGCCGAAGGGGCGATCGCGGCGTGGAATACGCCCGCGTACCGTCATGAGCTCGATGAACTGCTGGAATTAGCCGCCGACTATGACATTCCCACCGACATTCCGTTTAGCAAGTTAACGAAAAAGCATTTAAAGTTGATCGTGGGCGGAGTTCCTGACCGAGAGTTCGGTGGCCTGGACGGTTTCTTTGCCTGGTTGGACCGCAAGAAGTACAAGATGCATATTCGCGTCTTTGCGTCGCGGTTTCGCAGTTACCGTCCCTGCCCGACTTGCCTAGGCAAGCGTTTCAATCCATTGGCGATGTCCTATCGCGTCGGCGACAAGAATGTTGCGGAGGTGTTGTCAATGCAGGCGGATGAGGCCGAGTTATTTTTTGCCAAGCTCAAATTGGGGGAACGTGAAACCAAAATCGCCTCCGAACCGCTGACACAGATTCGGGACCGGATCGGTTATTTACAAACGGTGGGGCTCGGCTATCTGCAACTCGATCGCACGCTTCGTACGCTCTCCGGCGGCGAGACACAGCGAGTGGCTCTGACGTCGGCGTTGGGTAGCAGTTTGGTCAATATGCTGTATGTGCTCGACGAACCAACCGCAGGTTTGCATCCCTCGGATGTCGAGCAACTCGTTGGCGCGATCCTCGGGCTGCGCGACCGTGGAAATACCGTGATCGTAGTCGAACATGACGAGACCATGATCCGAATTGCCGACGAAGTACTCGAGATCGGGCCCACCGCTGGAAAATCGGGCGGCAAGGTGATGTTCCAAGGGACGACCAAAGCGCTGTTGGCCAGCAAGAAGAGTTTGACGGGCCAATTTTTAACTGGTCAGCGCGGATGGACTTTGCGAGATCGCCAAGTCCGCACCCCACGCGGCATGATTACTTTGACCGGAGCGAGCGGACATAACCTGCAGAAGATTGATGTCGATTTTCCCTTAGGTGTGTTGTGTCTGGTCACGGGGGTTTCGGGCAGCGGAAAAAGTTCGCTCGTCCAAGACACTTTTTACGGAGCCATTCAGACTCGCAAAGCATCCGGTCGTACCGCGACCTTGCCATATCAATCGATCACAGGGCTCGGTCAAATCGATGATTGCATGTTGATCGATCAATCTCCAATCAGCAAAAGCGCGCGAAGCTGTCCGGTGACTTACGTCAAAGCGTTTGATGCGATTCGCAAGGTATTCGCCGCCACCGTCGATGCAAGGACGCGGAATCTGATTGCCGGGCACTTTAGTTTCAACAACGCCAAAGGCCAATGCGCCGAATGTGAGGGCGCTGGGGTGCTCGAAATCGATATGCAGTTTTTAGCCGACGTAACGATGCGCTGTCCGAGTTGCCAAGGCACACGTTATCGCGATGAAATACTGAAAATCCGCTATCGTGATCGCACGATCGCCGACGTGTTAGAGATGAGTGTGCGCGAAGCGGTTGCTTTTTTTCGCGGTGAAGAAAAAGTGCAATCGCGTTTGCAGCGAATGATCGATGTGGGGCTCGACTACATCAAACTTGGGCAACCCGGACCGACGCTTTCGAGTGGGGAGGGACAACGTTTGAAACTGGCTGCGTTTCTCGCTGCGGCTTCGCGGCGACGAACGTTGTTTATCTTGGATGAACCGACCACCGGGTTGCATTTCGCCGACATCGTTCGTTTGGTCGATTGTTTTGATGCGTTGATTGCCGACGGGCATTCGCTAATCGTCGTTGAGCACAACGCGATGCTGATGCAGGCCGCCGATTACATCATTGATCTTGGCCCCGGTGCTGCTAGTGCAGGCGGAAGCGTGGTCGCAACGGGAACGCCCGCAGAGTTGATGCGCAGCAACGAAAGCCTTACCGGAGCGGTGTTGAAAGCCGCCCACCGTGTGTAG
- a CDS encoding DUF58 domain-containing protein — MPATATDPLLSPELLGRLERLELVSRKVFRGRMKGERRSRRKGQSVEFADFRHYVAGDDLRLIDWNLYARLDQLFLKLFLEEEDLHFFSLIDASESMNFGDPTKLRVAKQMAAALGYVGLCRADRVSVSVLGPEGRRAPVLRGRASLWKMLAYLDSVQSGHNVSLYQGVKDFSLRASGTGVAVLLTDLMDKDGYESALRMLIGRRMDVFVMHILSPEEIDPPLRGDRKLIDVEDRDEAEITLNAHVLHRYKETVESFISEVKQFCSKRSIVYIPVRTDTPVETIVTRYLRERGVVR; from the coding sequence ATGCCCGCGACTGCAACGGATCCTCTGCTAAGCCCAGAATTGCTCGGCCGCCTCGAACGCCTCGAATTGGTCTCTCGAAAAGTTTTTCGCGGACGAATGAAAGGCGAACGCCGCAGTCGACGCAAAGGTCAAAGCGTCGAGTTTGCCGACTTTCGTCATTACGTTGCCGGAGACGACCTGCGGCTGATCGATTGGAATCTCTATGCTCGATTGGACCAACTGTTTTTAAAGCTGTTTCTCGAAGAAGAAGACTTGCATTTCTTTTCGCTGATCGATGCAAGTGAGTCGATGAATTTTGGCGACCCAACGAAGCTTCGTGTCGCCAAACAAATGGCTGCGGCGCTCGGTTACGTCGGTTTGTGCCGCGCCGACCGTGTGAGTGTGTCGGTACTTGGACCCGAAGGTCGCCGAGCCCCGGTGCTGCGAGGCCGCGCCAGCCTTTGGAAGATGCTCGCTTATCTCGATTCCGTGCAAAGCGGGCACAACGTTTCGCTTTACCAGGGGGTGAAGGATTTTTCCTTGCGAGCTTCCGGTACTGGAGTAGCGGTGTTGTTGACCGATTTGATGGACAAGGATGGCTACGAATCGGCGCTGCGGATGTTGATCGGGCGGCGGATGGATGTTTTTGTGATGCACATTTTATCGCCTGAAGAAATCGACCCTCCGCTTCGCGGCGATCGGAAATTGATCGATGTGGAAGACCGTGATGAAGCCGAAATCACCCTCAACGCCCATGTTCTTCATCGCTACAAAGAGACGGTTGAGTCGTTCATTTCGGAGGTAAAGCAGTTTTGTTCCAAGCGATCGATCGTTTACATTCCCGTTCGCACCGACACTCCGGTGGAAACGATCGTGACTCGGTATCTTCGTGAGCGTGGGGTGGTGCGATGA